Proteins co-encoded in one Cricetulus griseus strain 17A/GY chromosome 10, alternate assembly CriGri-PICRH-1.0, whole genome shotgun sequence genomic window:
- the LOC118239369 gene encoding proline-rich protein 2-like has protein sequence MSPGHRFPLRKQKCKRRNHLLSDSSAYDLLPTKPLEAAKELRTRKKEFLENQGAWERRQQVKPGPEGPLTPRQLPPKPGSRGTGSHSAASPRERPRPAPRPDPGFEHPIVGRLHPAAAAQPSPRPGGSPQPRACSARSPMLTRSPARPLAPPPAARRRRRVPSHPGSRPRPAAPLTRAGAGLASGRPRRARGSRAGRAGKEGTRPAPLGASASRRGRTEQSREHNSPRLARPLARTPARTLAHPPQRAPASQPARPLARSLARPPFLLSLRARARSGAPSARARARRAVLPPFRPRGPAPRPSRGRGRPAPRARPPARARPSGRAGQWQRSPVT, from the exons ATGTCACCGG GGCACCGGTTTCCTTTGCGAAAGCAGAAGTGCAAGCGGCGCAACCACCTGCTTTCGGACAGCTCAGCTTACGATCTGCTCCCGACCAAGCCCCTCGAG GCTGCAAAGGAGCTGAGAACCAGGAAAAAAGAGTTCTTGGAAAACCAGGGCGCTTGGGAAAGGAGGCAACAAGTCAAGCCCGGCCCTGAGGGGCCGCTCACACCCCGACAACTTCCTCCGAAGCCGGGTAGCCGGGGAACAGGCTCGCACTCTGCAGCCAGCCCCAGGGAGAGGCCCAGGCCGGCTCCGCGGCCCGATCCGGGCTTCGAACACCCGATCGTGGGCAGACTCCACCCCGCGGCTGCAGCTCAGCCCAGCCCGAGGCCTGGGGGGAGCCCGCAGCCCCGCGCCTGCTCCGCACGGAGCCCGATGCTCACCCGCTCGCCCGCCCGCCCGCTCGCCCCGCCTCCCGCcgcccgccgccgccgccgcgtGCCCTCCCACCCCGGCTCCCGCCCGCGTCCAGCGGCGCCGCTCACCCGGGCCGGGGCCGGTCTGGCGTCCGGGAGACCGCGCCGCGCGAGAGGGAGCCGGGCAGGGcgagcagggaaggaagggacgCGCCCCGCACCGCTTGGGGCCTCCGCCAGCCGCCGAGGACGGACCGAGCAGAGCCGGGAGCACAACAGCCCGCGCCTCGCACGCCCGCTCGCTCGCACGCCCGCTCGCACGCTCGCACACCCGCCGCAGCGCGCGCCCGCCAGCCAGCCCGCTCGCCCGCTCGCCCGCTCGCTCGCACGCCcgcccttcctcctttccctccgcGCCCGAGCCCGAAGCGGGGCCCCGTCTGCTCGTGCGCGCGCACGCCGCGCCGTGCTCCCGCCCTTCCGCCCGCGAGGCCCCGCCCCTCGCCCTTCCCGCGGCCGCGGGCGCCCCGCCCCTCGCGCGCGCCCGCCCGCCCGCGCCCGCCCTTCCGGCCGCGCCGGCCAATGGCAGCGCTCCCCTGTTACATAA
- the Znf706 gene encoding zinc finger protein 706 isoform X2: protein MARGQQKIQSQQKNAKKQAGQKKKQGHDQKAAAKAALIYTCTVCRTQMPDPKTFKQHFESKHPKTPLPPELADVQA, encoded by the exons ATGGCTCGTGGACAGCAGAAGATTCagtctcagcagaaaaatgccaAAAAGCAGGCtggacaaaagaagaaacaaggccACGACCAAAAGGCTGCTGCCAAAGCTGCCTTAATATATACCTGCACAGTCTGTAGG ACGCAGATGCCAGACCCGAAGACCTTCAAGCAGCACTTTGAGAGCAAGCATCCCaagactcccctccccccagagcTGGCCGATGTGCAGGCATAG